The genomic window ATCGAATCCCATGGCGGGCGCATCACCGCGCGCGCCAGGGCCGGGGGCGGCACCGAATTCGTGCTGGACCTGCCGCTGCACATGGCCCTCGCATGAGGCAGGTGGTGCATGTGGTGGACGACCACGCGGCCATCCGCCGTTCGCTCGCGCTGCTGCTCCAGGCGGCAGGGCATGAGGTGGTGTTGCACGAGAGCGGGGATGCGCTGCTGGAAGCCGCCGAGGCGGGGCTGGAACCCGGCTGCATCATCCTCGACGTCCGCATGCCCGGGCGCGACGGGCTGGCCGTGATGGAATTGCTGGGCCGCCGTCCGCTGGCGCTGCCCGTCATCATCGTGACGGGCCATGGCGACATCCCGCTGGCGGTGCGGGCCATGCGCGCCGGCGCGCACGACTTCATCGAGAAGCCCTATCCCGAGGAACGCATCCTGGGCGCGGTGGAGGAGGCGCTGGAGGCCGCCCGCGCCGCGGTGGACGAGAAGGCGCGCGCGGCCGAGGCCCAGGCGCGCATCGCGACCCTGACGCCGCGCGAGAGCGAGGTGCTGGCGGCGCTGGTCTCCGGCCAGTCCAACAAGGGCACGGCCGCCAAGCTCGGCATCAGCCCGCGCACGGTGGAAGTCCACCGCGCGCATCTGATGGAGAAGCTGGGCGTGCGCAGCCTGCCCGAGGCGGTGCGGATGTATCTCGCGGCCGGGGTGCCGCAGGAATCCTAGGCTCTACAGCTCCACCACCACATAGGCCTGCTCGACCCGCACGGGGAAGGTCTCGGCCTGGAGGGTCGCGCCATCTTCCACGCAGGCGGGGAAGGCGCGCACCTTCATCCGCCGCGGGTCGAAGCGGGAGCGTCCGGTGCGGATGTCGAACTCCCAGGCGTGCCAGGGGCAGCGCACGATCTCGCCGGCGCGGCCATAGCGGTATTCGCCGGGGCAGGGGCTCTCCACGAGGCCCATGACGGGGCCCTTGTGCAGCGGGCCGCCCTGGTGCGGGCAGCGGTCACTCAGCGCGAAGAACTCGCCATCGAGGTTGAAGACGACGACGCGCTTGCCCTCGGCCTCGACCAGTTTTCGGGCGCCGGGGGGAATCTCCTCCACCGGCCCCACGACATGGCGCGGCATCAGAAGCCGTAGACCCGGCGGGCATTGCCGCCATAGATCGCGGCCCGCTGCGCCTCCGGGATGTAGGAGGGGATGGCGTGGCGCGGATCGTCGAAGTCCCAATGCGGGTAGTCGGAGGCGTAGAGGATCTTGTCCCAGCCGATCCAGCCCATGCAGTCCAGCAATTGCTCGGGGCGGGGCGGTTCCTCGACGGGCTGGGTGCTGACCCAGATGTGTTCGCGGATCTGTTCGGAGGGCGCGCGCTTCAAATGCGGCACCTCGTCGCGCAGGGTGGGCCAGAGCTTGTCCAGCCGCCAGGCGACCGAGGGCAGCCAGCCGAAGCCGCATTCGATCAGCACGATCTTGAGCCGCCGGAAGCGCTCGAACACGCCCTCGATGACCATGGAGTTGACCAGCGACTGGCAGGAGGTGGCGTGCTCGCTCACCTCCTCGATGTAGAAGCTGGGCCAGCCGCCATTGGTCATGGGCCAGCCGGAATAACCGAAGGCATGGATGCCGATGGGCAGGTTCGCCTCCTGCGCCGCCTCGAAGATGGGCCAGTATTTCGGGTTGCCGAGGGGGTGGCTGGTGCGGCTCATCAGCAGTACCTGGCAGAAGCGGGCATCACCGGCGCGCTTGCGGATTTCGGCCGCGCTGGCCTCGGGGTCCTCATAGGGGACGACGACGCTGGCCCGCAGCCGTTGATCCACCGCGACCCATTGGTCGAGCTGCCACTCATTCACGGCATGGGCCATGGCGGTGGAGAAGGCGTTGTTCATGTCCCCCTGGCCCGAGGGTTGCAACGGATTCAGCACCCCCACATCCACCCCGTGGAAATCCAGGTGCTGGGTCGCGGTGAAGCCCGGGTCGCTGGCGGGGGTGCCGCCCTCGGGCGTCCAGGCGTCGCGGCGCGAGGCCAGCGGCTGCGACTTGAAATAGGGCGTGCCCTTCACGAAGCCGTGCCGCGGGCGGATGCCGTAGCTGTGCAGCCGGTGCCGCATCTCGGCCGAGAGGTACGGGTCGTAGTCGTGCAGCGAGCGCACGCGGGGGTGGATGTCCACATCCACCAGGCCCTGCGTGGCGGCGAGGGGGCGTCCCGGGGCGGCTTCGGGGCGGATCACGTTCATGGCACGGTCTCCCAGGCGAGGCGCTTGTAGGTGGCGCGGGCATTCTCCACGCAGATCTTCCGCATCAGCTCCGGCCCGATGCCGGGCGGCAGGCGCGGCGGCCCGTCGAACTGCCAATGCGGCCAGTCGCTCGACCATAGCAGCATTTCGTCCGAGCCCAGGTGGTTCATCAGCCGGTCCACCGTTTCCGCATCCTCCGGTGCGTCGAAGGGCTGCACCGACATCCGGACGTTCTCGCGCACGATCTCGATGGGCGAGCGGTCCACCCAGGGCACCTCGAAACGCACGCCCTTCCAGGTCTTGGACAGGCGCCAGAGGAAGGCGGGCAGCCAGGAGACGCCGCTCTCCAGCAGCACCACCTTCAGCGTGGGGAACTTGGAAAACACGCCCTCGGTGATGAGCGAGGCGAGGGTGGACTGGAAGGCCTGCTGGTTGGCCGCATAATCCTCCATGTACCAGGACGCCCAGCCGAGGGACGTCACCGGGTTGCGCCAGGAGGACCCCGCATGGATGGCCAGGGGCAGGTCATGCTTCACCAGCGCCTCGAAGATGGGCCAGTTGTGCCGGCGGCCGAGCGGCGTCTCGCCCATCACCAGCACCATGGCCTGCACGAAGCGCGGGTCGGGGGCCAGGCGCTCGATCTCGGCCACCGCGTGCTCGGCGTTGAACATGGGCAGGATGATGGAGGCGGCCAGGCGCGGGTCCTGATCGAGGAACCGCGCCCGCGTCCATTCGTTCAGCGCGCGGGTGAAGCCCGCCGCCATGTCCTCGTTGAAGACGAGCTGCACGCCATAGAGCGGCGTCACGATCCCGCGCGAAATCCCCCAAGGTTCCAGCACCTGCGCGCGCAATTGCTCGATGGTGCTGGCGGGCTTGGAGCCATCGGCCGGGCGCCAATCCGCGCGCACCGTCTTGGGGGCGTTGGGCGGATAGGATTGCGTCTCGAACCCCTCCATCCCGCGCTGGTGGATCTGGTCGCGCCAGAGCGGGTCGAGGAAAGGCTCGAGGGCGGCGAGGCCCGGCACCATCGGGTGCAGGTCCACATCCACCGCGCCCTTGGGAAGGGCGGTCACAGCGCGCAGACCTGGATGCGCCGCCCCTCGATCAGATCGGCATAGGCGGCGCGGGTGCGGGCGAGGCGCGGGTTTTGCGTGTGCGCCTGGAAGGCCGCATCATCGGCATAGACCTCGTAGAGCAGTACACGCGAAAGGTCGGGCTGCCCGTCCGCACCGCGCGGCTGCAGCACGTCGAAGCGCTCGCAGCCTGGCTCATCGGCCAGCGTGCCGGCGGCGTGGTCGCGAATGACGGCGTCGAAGGCGGCATGCGCCCCGGGCTTGAGCGTGAATTCCACCACCAGCGCGATGCGGGCCATGGCGTTTCCCCTTTTCCGTTGGGGGCCATTCCGCCCCCGACGGGCGCGCCCGTCAATGCAGGCGGGGCGCCTTCAGGTGCCGGGCGCGGTCGCTGCTGGTGATGGACAGGTCCATCTGCTTCTGCCCGCGCGACACCGTGAGTTTCACCGCGGCCCCCGCCGGCCCCGCCGCTCGCACCGCGGTCCAGAGCGAGACGAGGTCATTCACCGCCTGCCCATCCACGGCCAGGATGCGGTCGCGCGGGCGCAGCCCGGCACGCTCGGCCGGGCCGCCCTTGGCGAGGCTGCCGACCCCCACCGTCTCCTCATCCTCGGTGGCATAGAGGCCGAGCCAGGGGCGCGCCGGCCGACCGGAATGGCCCGTGCGGCGCAGCGTCTCCAGGATGGGCAGCAATTCATTGATGGGCACGACCATGTTGAGGTCGAGCCGCTTCCCCCCCGGCTGCCCCTGCTGGAGGATCAGGCTGCCAATGCCCGCCAGCCGCCCATCCGGCCCGAACAGCCCGGCCCCGCCCCAATGCGGGTGCGCGGGGGCGGTGAAGATGGCGTTGTCCAGCATGTATTCCCAATAGCCGGCGAAGGGCTGCCGGGCCGCAATGGTGCAGGCCACCGCATGTTCTCGCCCCCCGGCCGCGGCCAGCACGCAGCTCGTGCCGAATTTCAGGCTGTCGGAATCGCCCAGCGGCGCCACCGGCATGCCCGGCAGCCGGCCCAGCGCCTGCACCAGGCCGAAGCCGCTCTCGAAATCCGTGGCGATGGGGGTGGCCTGGACCACGCGGCCATCATGGGCCGTCAGCCAGATGGTCTCGGCCTCCATGACCAGGTAGCCCATGGTCAGCACCAGCCCGCCCTGGTCGATCCAGACGCCCGAGCCCTCGCGCTCCACCCCCAGCGCGGCGGCGGAGGTGGCGTCGGGCGGCACCTGGGCCTTCACGGTCACGATGCTGTCGAAGCGTTCCTGCAGCGGAAAGGCGAATTCGGCAGGGTCGGGCTGGAAGGCGTCGGGCACCTCCCATTCATCGTCATCGTCCGGCATCGGGGCATCGGGCGTTGGAGTGCGACTGCATCGGGCGAGCTTAGCAAAGCCGCAAGGCCACGCCCATACGCTTCACGCCTCGGGCGGAGTTCAGCCCCGCAACGCCCGGATCAGGGCGAAGGCCTCACGCACCGTCGCAGCCCGCACCGCCTGGCGGTCGCCGGGAAAAACGCAGCGGCGGTGCAGCACCTGGCCCCCGGCCCCCGCGGCGGCGAGGTGGACGAGGCCCACGGGCTTGGTGGCGCTGCCGCCCCCCGGCCCCGCGACACCCGTACAGGCCACGGCCATGTCCGCGCCGGACCGGGATTGCGCGCCGCTGGCCATGGCGCGTGCCACACTCTCGCTGACCGCGCCCTCGGTGGAGATCACACCCGGCTCGACTCCCAGCATCGCCGCCTTGGATGCGTTGGAATAGGTGACGAAGCCGCAGAGCAGCGTGGCGGAGGACCCCGCCACCGAGGTCAGCGCCGCCGCGATCAACCCGCCCGTGCAGCTTTCCGCCGTGGCCAGGGTCAGGCCCCGCGCCTGGAGTTCCGACAGCAGCCGCGCCGCGTCGTCCAGAATGTCCTGGTCCAGCATCAGCCCATCACCAGAAGCTTGAAAAGCAAGAGGATCACGGCCGCCATGGCGCCCGCCACCAGGTCATCGGCCATGACGCCGAAGGCGCCGTGCCGGCGGTCGGCCCAGCCCACGGGGCCGGGCTTGCCGATGTCGAAGGCGCGGAACAGGGCGAAGGCCAGCACCACGCCCAGCAGCCCATCCGCGAAAACCAGCGCGAGCGACATGCCCGCCGCCTCATCCACCACCACCCAGGAGGGGTCTTCCCGCGCCTCGGGCAGCCGCGCCAGCGCCCAGAAGCCGGCCACGGTGAAGGCGGCGCAGGCGGCCAGCGCCACCCAGCCCGGCAGCAGGGCCAGCGGCAGCACCACCGCCGAACCCCAGGTGCCCGGCCCCGGCCGCAGGAAGCCCACGCCGCCCAGCGAGGCGACGCGCCTCGGCCAGGGGCTCACGCCTGCCATTCGGCCATGGGGTGGGGCAGGGCGCGGGTAGCGGGGTCCATGGCGCGATAGACGGCGACGTTCTCGATCACGCGCTGCACATAGTTCCGCGTCTCCGCGAAGGGGATCATCTCCATCCAGTCCAGCATGCGGATGGTGCCCTGCCGCGGGTCGCCATAGGTGGCGAGCCACTGGTCCACCCGGCCCGAGCCCGCATTGTAGCCGGCGGCGGCGAAGACCATCACGCCGCCGAAGCGTTCCAGCCGCTCCTGGATATAGGCCGAGCCCAGACGCAGGTTGTGCTCCGGGTCGTTGATGAGCTGCGAGAGCTGGTGCGGAATGCCCTGCCGCCGCGCCACGTCGCGCGCCGTGGCCGGCAGCAGCTGCATGAGGCCGCGCGCATTGGAGCGCGAGACGGCGGTCGTCTCGAAATTGCTCTCCTGTCGGGTGATGGCATAGACCAGCGCCGGTTCGGCCAGGTTGGGCGGCGCGCGGAAGGGCCGGGGCCAGCCCTCCTGTACCAGCATGGCACCCTGGGAACTGGCCCGGCGCGTGACCCAGACGCCGTGGTCGGGCTGGCCGATGGCGATGGCGAGCCGCGCGGTCAGCGCGTATTCGGCGGGGCTCGACTGCAGATCCACCAGGCGCAGCAGGAAGGGGCGGGTGCGGCGGCCCTCGCCCATCTCGCCCAGCAGCGAGATCAGCCGCACCAATTCGTTGGCCTGGAAGGCTCGGGTCTGCGCCGCGCTGGCCTGCGGCGCCGCGACGCCGTTGATGCGGGCGGAAAGCTGTTCCGGCGTCTCGCCCAAGGCGAGCGAGGCCATCTGCCCGTAGAAGGTGACGGGGAAGGCGGCGGCCTCGGCGAAGCGGGCGCGGGCGCGGCCCTGGTCCCGCTCGGCGCGGCCTTCCCAGTAGAGGCTGCGCGACTGGGTGATGGGGCTCTGGCTGCCCGCGCGCAGGCGCTGGAAATGGGGCAGGGCGCGGGCGGGGTCGTTCAGGAAGCGGAGCGCCGCGAAGCCCGCCATGAATTCGGCCTCCTGGCGGGCGATGCCGGGCTCGGTCTGCCCATGCTGCGCCGCCACCTGGTAGGCCAGCGCCGGTTCGTTCAGGCGCAGCAGCTTGCGCACCAGGATGTGCCGCTCGTTCCAACTCGCGCGCTGGGCGTCAGGATCCAGGCCGCGCTGGGCCACGGCGCCCGCCGCCCAGGCCTGTGCCGCCGCGGCATCCTCGTCGCGCTGGCGCAGCATGCGCGCGCGCTCCAGCGTGGCGGCGCCGTCGCGGGCGGCGGCGGCGGGGTCGGCGTCACGGCCGTTGGAATAGGCGAGGCGCAGTTCGTTGATGGCGCGATGCCGGGCATCGAGCAGGGGGAGCAGCCGCTGCACCGCCGCGAAATCCCGCGCGAAGGCCAGCCGGTCCGCGCGGCGGGCATGGGCGAGTTCGTCCAGCAGGGGTGTGGCGCGGGCCAGGAAGGCGGGCTCGGCGGCCGCATCGCCCTCGGTGTCCTCGGCCCAGGCCAGGGTGGCGGCATCCAGGGCGGCGTCGCGCCGGCCGGCGTTGAGCAGGGCGGTGACGTGGCGCGTGGCGCCATCCAGCGTCAAAGCGGGGTTGTTCTCGAAGTGGCGCAGCGCCAGCGCGTCATCGGGGTCGGTGGCCAGCAATTCCTCGGCGCGGCGGCGCAGGGTCAGCGGCATGGGCCAGTCGGGCGAGGTGGCGATGAATTCCACCACCTCGCGCGAACTGGCCGGCGCGCCGCGCGTGGTCAGCCGCATCCATCGCACCAGCTTGGCCACCAGCGGGTCGGCCTGGGCGGCGAGGCCTTCCGCCTGCACCCAGCGCTGCGCCTGGGCGGCGGCGATGGCCTGGCGTCCGGTCTCGGCGCGGGTCTGCGCGGAGAGCGGGCCGGGAATGGTGGGAAGAAGCAGGCCGAGAAGCAGGAAATTCCTTCGCATCCCCCCTTCTACCCCCGAAGCGCCCCCCGCTTCCACCGCCGATGGCCGCGGCCCAACCTTGTTACGCGCGCCGCGCGGGATTAGGTGTGAGGCTGAGAGGAACGCCACATGCGCTTCACCGGTTCATTCACCGCCCTGATCACCCCCATGCACGCCGATGGCAGCCTGGATGAGCGCGCCTTCGGCGACCTCGTCGAATGGCAGATCGCCGAGGGCACGGAAGGCCTCGTCCCCGTGGGCACCACGGGCGAGAGCCCGACCCTTTCGCATGCCGAGCACAAACGGGTGGTGGAGCTGTGCATCGAGGCCGCGCGCGGCCGCGTGCCCGTGATGGCGGGCGCCGGCAGCAACAGCACGGCCGAGGCGGTGGATTTCGCGCAGCACGCCAAGCGGGCGGGCGCGGACGCGATCCTTGTCGTCACGCCCTACTACAACAAGCCGACGCAGGAGGGGATGTTCCTGCACTTCTCCATGATCGCGGATGCGGTGGACATCCCGATGTTCATCTACAACATCCCCGGCCGTTCGGTGATCGACATGACGCCGGAGACGATGGGCCGGCTGGCCAAGCATCCCAACATCGTGGGCGTGAAGGACGCGACGGCCAACCTCGCGCGGCCGCTGCACCAGCGCGTGACCTGCGGGGCGGATTTCATCCAGCTCTCGGGCGAGGACCACACGGCGCTGTCCTTCAACGCCGCCGGCGGGCATGGCTGCATCAGCGTGACCAGCAACATCGCCCCCCGCCTCTGCGCCGAGATGCAGAAGGCCTGGCGCGAGGGCAAGGTCTGCGAGGCCATGGCCATTCAGGACCGCCTGCTGCCGCTGCATGACGCGCTGTTCTGCGAGACCTCGCCCGGGCCGGTGAAATATGCCGCCAGCCTGTTGGGCCGCGGCACCGCCTTCTGCCGTCCGCCGATGGGGCCGATCGCGGCCAGCACCGCGGCGCGCGTCGAGACGGCGATGCGGGACGTGGGGCTGCTGAACTGATGGCCACCGCCGAGGCCCGCAAGAAACCGCTGATCAGCCACGGCACCGCGGCGCTGAACCGCCGCGCGCGCTTCGACTACAAGATCGGCGAGGTGATCGAGGCGGGCCTGGTGCTGCTGGGGCCCGAGGTGAAGAGCCTGCGCGCCGGCCGCGCCAGCCTGAGCGAGGCCTGGGCCGGCGAGCGTGACGGCGAGATGTTCCTCTTCGGCTGCCATATCGGCGAATGGCAGGCCGGCAGCTTCATGGCGAAGATGGATCCCGTCCGTCCGCGCAAGCTGCTGCTGCACAAGAAGCAGGTGCGGGAGTTGACGGGCGCCACGACGCGCGAAGGCGCCACCATCGTGCCGCTGGAAATCCGCTTCAACGACAAGGGACGGGCCAAGGTGTTGATCGGCCTCGCCACCGGCAAGAAGCTGCACGACAAGCGCGCCGACATCGCCAAGCGCGACTGGCAGCGCGACAAGGCGCGGCTCATGCGGGACAAGGGGCGGGACTAACCCCCGCCCCAAGCCGCCTCTCAACGCGTGTCGCGCGAGGCCTGGTTGTTCTTCACCTGCTGCGAGACGCTGCCCACCTGGCGCGGGTCCACATCCGTCATCTGGCGCTTTTCATCGAGCGGGTTCATGCCTTCGCGCGCGGTGGCGCCGGGGTTGGGGTGGTGGCGCGGGGCGGCCTTCTTGCGGGCCAGGGCTTCGCGCAGGAATTCCGTGGTCTGCGCGCGCTTGTCGCCCGACTGCAGGGCGGCGATGCGGCTGTTCACCCGCTTCATGGCCGCGGCGAAGACCTGCTTCTTCAGCAGCACGCCGTCCTCGGCCGGGGCGGGGCCGGCACCGCGTGGCTCGGCCTTGCCGCGCTGGCTGCGCCGGCGATCCCGCGCGATGTCACGCGCCTTGTCGCGGTATTCCCGCAGCCGGCGGGCCAGGGCCAGGACGGCGTCCCGGTCCAGGGATTGAATGTCAGGGTGGCGGCTTTGCCGCACCGCGTCGCGCTCCGCCCCGGTGAGGAGGCGGTCTTCGGTTCGAGTGCCCATGAACAGGAAATGCGGATGGGCGGCTTTGGCTGCAACCCAGCGCGCATTTTCCTGCGTGTTTCGGGGGCTGGCGTGATGGCCCGGGCCTGCCCATCATTCCAGCTCGACGGCATGCCATGGAATGAATTGTGGCGGCCGTATTTTCTGCTACCCATGATTGCGTCGAGCCTGCCCGGCCCCAGGGTGGGCGAGGGACGCCCACGAAGGAATTGCCATGGCCGACCACCCCATGACCGATGACGCCGTCCTGCACGGCGCGCTCCGCGAAAAACTGGTCCGCGCCAAGGAGCAATGGGCCCGCGAGGGACGGCTTCTCACCGGCGAGACCAGCACCCCCCAGGCCCAGCGCCTGCCGCCGGGCCAGCGCCTGGTGCAGGATTTTCCGGTGCTCGACCTCGGCGTGCAGCCCGAGGTGAAGCCCGAACGCTGGCGCCTGCGTGTGGAAGGCCTGGTGGAGGAGAAGGTGGCGCTGGACTGGGACGCCTTCCAATCCCTGCCGCAGCAGGAATGGGTGAACGACATCCATTGCGTCACCGCCTGGTCGCGCTACGACAACCGCTGGAAGGGGGTGGCGGCGCGCGACATTCTGATGCTGGCCCGCCCGAAGCCCGAGGCGCGCTTCGTCGTCTTTCACTCCTATGATGGCTACACGACCAACGTGCCGCTGGAGGTCTTTGCTGCGGAGGAGGCGATGGTCGCCCACACCTGGAACGGCGCGCCGCTGGAGCGCGTGCATGGCGGCCCCGCGCGCATCGTCATCCCCCGTTACTATTTCTGGAAAAGCGCCAAATGGGTGACGCGCATCGAACTCCTGGCCGAGGACCGGCCGGGCTTCTGGGAGGTGCGCGGCTATCACAACAACGCCGACCCCTGGCTGGAGGAGCGTTATGCCTGAGTTACGACGGCGGGCGGTCGCGGGGGGCCTGCTGGGCAGCCTCGCCGCCGTGCCGGCCCTGGCCGACCCCACCGCCTTCGACTTCGGCTTCGAGGCGCTGGAGGGCGGCCCGCTGCCGCTCTCCGAATTCCGCGGCCGTGTCCTGCTGGTGGTGAACACCGCGAGCTTTTGCGGCTTCACCCCCCAATACGCCGCCTTGCAGCGTCTGCATGATCAGTATGAGGGCCGTGGGCTGGTGGTGGTGGGCGTCCCCTCCGAGGATTTCAACCAGGAAAGCGGCGATGCCCACCGTATCCGGGAATTCTGCGACACCATGTTCGGCATCACCTTCCCCATGGCGGGCTTGACCCATGTGCGGGGCCCGGGGGCGCACCCCTTCTTCGCCTGGGCCGCGCGCCGCGCCGGGCCGGTGCGCTGGAACTTTCACAAATATCTGGTGGCGCGGGACGGGATGCAGGTGGCGGGTTTCACCCCTCATATCCCGCCCGACGCGCCTGAGGTGCTGCGCCTGCTCCACACGAAGCTCTCGGCCACCGCGTGATCCTGGTCGGTCTCGGGGCCAGCCTGCCGGCCCCCGATGGCGGCGCGCCCCGCGCCACCTGCGAGGCGGCCGCCCAATTGCTGGGCGAGTTGCCGGGGCTGCGCCTCGCTTCCCTCTCGCGCTGGTGGGAGAGCGCGCCGGTCCCCCCCATGCCCGGCGCCCCCTGGTTCGTGAACGGGGTGGCGCGGCTGGAGGGCGCGATGGAACCCGAGGCGCTGCTGGCCCATCTCCAGGCCATCGAGGCGCGCTTCGGCCGGCAACGGCCTTTCCCCAACGCCCCGCGCACGCTGGACCTGGACCTGCTGGACCATGATGGCCAGGTGCTGGACACGCCCCGCCTGACCCTGCCGCACCCCCGCATGGCGGGCCGTGCCTTCGTGCTGCTTCCGCTGGCGGAGGTGGCGCCGGGCTGGACCCATCCGGTGACGGGGGAGGGGGTGGCGGCGCTGATCGCAACCCTGCCCCCGCAGGAGATCAGCCCCATGGCGGCCTGATCGCTTGCACCGGGAGGGGCCTTCGCTTATCTGAAGGTTTCGCCGTGGTGCAGCACGTCTGCGCCCGCACATCCTTGGCCGAGGTATTTCATGGCACGCGTCACCGTCGAAGACTGCATCGTCCAGGTTCCGAACCGCTTCGAGCTCGTGCTCCTTGCGGCCCAGCGCGCGCGCAACATCAGCCGGGGCGAGACCCTGACGGTGGACCGCGACAATGACAAGAACCCGGTCGTGGCGCTGCGCGAGATCGCGGACCAGACCGTGCCGCTGGACGGGCTGGAACAGGACCTCATCAAGTCCCTGAGCCGCGCGCCGGAGCCGGAGCCCGTCGAGGACGAGGTGATGGACCTCATCGACACCAACGAGAACATCTTCGGCGTCATGGACGTGAACGAGGAACTCCCCGCCGACATGGGCGCCGAGGAGTTCAGCCCCGACGACCTCGAAGCCCAGCTCGCGGCCGAGCTGGGCGGCGGGCGGGACTGAGCCGCCACCGGCCCCCGCCCCGACATGACCTCGCGCGCCACCCCGGGACAGCCCGAGGCGGCGCGCGCGCCTGACGGCGTCTCCCGCGGGGACGCCGGACCCCCCGGCCTCGACGCCGTTCTCGAATTCTGCACCCGCGCCAGCGCCGCCGACCCGAGGCTGGACGGAGAGCTGCTGCGCCGCGCGGGGCGCCTCGCCGCCGAGGCCCATGCCCCACAGGCGCGGCAAAATGGCGAGCCCTACATCATCCATCCCATCGCGGTGGCGGAAATCCTGGCGGGTTTCCGGATGGACACGGCCACCATCGCCACCGCCCTGCTGCACGATGTGGTGGAGGACACCGAGCACAGCCTTTCGGATATCGAGCGGCAATTCGGCCCCGAGATCGCGCGGCTGGTGGATGGCGTCACCAAGCTCAGCCGCATCGAGGTGCAGAGCGAGCGCACCAAGCAGGCCGAGAACCTGCGCAAGCTGCTGCTGGCGTTGTCCGAGGACCTGCGGGTGTTGCTGGTCAAGCTCGCGGACCGGCTGCACAACATGCGGACCCTGGCCTTCGTGCCCAAGCCCGAGAAGCGGCAGCGCACGGCGCGCGAGACGCTCGACATCTACGCGCCGCTCGCCGAGCGCATCGGCATGGAGCAGCTCAAGACCGAGCTGGAGACGCTGGCCTTCCGCGAACTGAACCCCGATGGCTGGGCCAGCATCGCGCAGCGCCTGACCTGGCTGCGCGGCCGCTCGGGCGACATGATCACCGAGATCGAGCAGGAACTGCACGAGGTGCTGGGCCTGCACGAGGTGCCGGTGGAGGAGGTCTCGGGCCGAGAGAAATCGCCCTATTCCATCTGGCGCAAGATGCAGGCCAAGAACGTGACCTTCGAGGGACTCTCGGATGTCATGGCCTTCCGCATCATCGTGCCCGAGCGCGCGCATTGCTACCTGGCGCTGGGCGCCATCCATGACGCCTTCAAGGTGATCGCGGGGCGCTTCAAGGACTACATCTCCACGCCCAAGACCAATGGCTACCAGTCGTTGCACACGGGCGTGCTGCTGCCCGGCCGCCGCGCGGAGGCCAAGATCGAGGTGCAGATCCGCACGCGCGAGATGCACCGCGTCGCCGAATACGGTGTCGCCGCGCACTGGGTGTACAAGCAGGGCGAGACGGCCTCCCCCGCGCGCAGCTACCCCTGGGTCCGCCACCTGATTGACATCCTGGAGACGGAGCCCGAGGCCAATGACGCGATGGAGGCGACGAAGCTCGAACTCCACCGCGACCTGGTGTTCTGCTTCTCGCCCAAGGGCGACCTGATCGAGCTGCCGCAGGGTGCCACGCCGGTGGACTTCGCCTACCACGTCCATTCCCAGGTGGGTGACACCTGCGTGGGCGCCAAGGTGAACGGGCGCATCGTCAAGCTCGACCACAAGCTCGACAATGGCGACCAGGTCGAGATCATCACGGCCAAGGGCGGCAAG from Roseococcus microcysteis includes these protein-coding regions:
- a CDS encoding lytic transglycosylase domain-containing protein; the encoded protein is MRRNFLLLGLLLPTIPGPLSAQTRAETGRQAIAAAQAQRWVQAEGLAAQADPLVAKLVRWMRLTTRGAPASSREVVEFIATSPDWPMPLTLRRRAEELLATDPDDALALRHFENNPALTLDGATRHVTALLNAGRRDAALDAATLAWAEDTEGDAAAEPAFLARATPLLDELAHARRADRLAFARDFAAVQRLLPLLDARHRAINELRLAYSNGRDADPAAAARDGAATLERARMLRQRDEDAAAAQAWAAGAVAQRGLDPDAQRASWNERHILVRKLLRLNEPALAYQVAAQHGQTEPGIARQEAEFMAGFAALRFLNDPARALPHFQRLRAGSQSPITQSRSLYWEGRAERDQGRARARFAEAAAFPVTFYGQMASLALGETPEQLSARINGVAAPQASAAQTRAFQANELVRLISLLGEMGEGRRTRPFLLRLVDLQSSPAEYALTARLAIAIGQPDHGVWVTRRASSQGAMLVQEGWPRPFRAPPNLAEPALVYAITRQESNFETTAVSRSNARGLMQLLPATARDVARRQGIPHQLSQLINDPEHNLRLGSAYIQERLERFGGVMVFAAAGYNAGSGRVDQWLATYGDPRQGTIRMLDWMEMIPFAETRNYVQRVIENVAVYRAMDPATRALPHPMAEWQA
- the dapA gene encoding 4-hydroxy-tetrahydrodipicolinate synthase; amino-acid sequence: MRFTGSFTALITPMHADGSLDERAFGDLVEWQIAEGTEGLVPVGTTGESPTLSHAEHKRVVELCIEAARGRVPVMAGAGSNSTAEAVDFAQHAKRAGADAILVVTPYYNKPTQEGMFLHFSMIADAVDIPMFIYNIPGRSVIDMTPETMGRLAKHPNIVGVKDATANLARPLHQRVTCGADFIQLSGEDHTALSFNAAGGHGCISVTSNIAPRLCAEMQKAWREGKVCEAMAIQDRLLPLHDALFCETSPGPVKYAASLLGRGTAFCRPPMGPIAASTAARVETAMRDVGLLN
- the smpB gene encoding SsrA-binding protein SmpB; its protein translation is MATAEARKKPLISHGTAALNRRARFDYKIGEVIEAGLVLLGPEVKSLRAGRASLSEAWAGERDGEMFLFGCHIGEWQAGSFMAKMDPVRPRKLLLHKKQVRELTGATTREGATIVPLEIRFNDKGRAKVLIGLATGKKLHDKRADIAKRDWQRDKARLMRDKGRD
- a CDS encoding sulfite oxidase-like oxidoreductase — encoded protein: MADHPMTDDAVLHGALREKLVRAKEQWAREGRLLTGETSTPQAQRLPPGQRLVQDFPVLDLGVQPEVKPERWRLRVEGLVEEKVALDWDAFQSLPQQEWVNDIHCVTAWSRYDNRWKGVAARDILMLARPKPEARFVVFHSYDGYTTNVPLEVFAAEEAMVAHTWNGAPLERVHGGPARIVIPRYYFWKSAKWVTRIELLAEDRPGFWEVRGYHNNADPWLEERYA
- a CDS encoding glutathione peroxidase, with translation MPELRRRAVAGGLLGSLAAVPALADPTAFDFGFEALEGGPLPLSEFRGRVLLVVNTASFCGFTPQYAALQRLHDQYEGRGLVVVGVPSEDFNQESGDAHRIREFCDTMFGITFPMAGLTHVRGPGAHPFFAWAARRAGPVRWNFHKYLVARDGMQVAGFTPHIPPDAPEVLRLLHTKLSATA
- the folK gene encoding 2-amino-4-hydroxy-6-hydroxymethyldihydropteridine diphosphokinase, which produces MILVGLGASLPAPDGGAPRATCEAAAQLLGELPGLRLASLSRWWESAPVPPMPGAPWFVNGVARLEGAMEPEALLAHLQAIEARFGRQRPFPNAPRTLDLDLLDHDGQVLDTPRLTLPHPRMAGRAFVLLPLAEVAPGWTHPVTGEGVAALIATLPPQEISPMAA
- the rpoZ gene encoding DNA-directed RNA polymerase subunit omega, whose product is MARVTVEDCIVQVPNRFELVLLAAQRARNISRGETLTVDRDNDKNPVVALREIADQTVPLDGLEQDLIKSLSRAPEPEPVEDEVMDLIDTNENIFGVMDVNEELPADMGAEEFSPDDLEAQLAAELGGGRD